A stretch of Prunus dulcis chromosome 6, ALMONDv2, whole genome shotgun sequence DNA encodes these proteins:
- the LOC117632252 gene encoding LOW QUALITY PROTEIN: GDSL esterase/lipase At2g30310-like (The sequence of the model RefSeq protein was modified relative to this genomic sequence to represent the inferred CDS: deleted 1 base in 1 codon): MLQKQVKKMAPTTLFLMHIWFWITCSVNATRPSPKFPAILVFGDSTVDTGNNNYLKTVAKGNHFPYGKDFPGKVPTGRFSNGKLVPDFIASLLKIKEAVPPFLDPSLSNNDLVTGVSFASGGSGYDDITAAVVGIIPFSEQIELFKKYIVRVEGILGEKEADKLINRALVIISAGTNDFGFNIYDIPTRRLEFNITGYQDFLQKKLQMFIKELYELGCRKIVITGLPPIGCLPIQITAKSGNPKNRICVDNENSDAQIYNQKLVKLLPKIQSLFPGSKIVYADVYEPLTDMINNPQKFGFVETKRGCCGTGLVEAGPLCNALTPLCANDLEYLFWDSIHPSEAAYHYISKYLEKEVLPKLAYDHQSQQLISLSDLTDDRY, translated from the exons ATGCTGCAAaaacaagtgaaaaaaatgGCACCCACAACACTTTTTCTCATGCACATTTGGTTTTGGATCACATGCAGTGTCAATGCCACAAGGCCTTCACCAAAATTCCCAGCCATTCTAGTCTTTGGTGATTCAACAGTGGACACTGGCAACAACAATTACCTCAAAACAGTGGCCAAG GGTAACCATTTCCCCTATGGCAAAGACTTTCCTGGTAAAGTTCCAACAGGCAGGTTTTCTAATGGAAAACTTGTCCCTGACTTCATTGCCTCCCTCTTAAAGATCAAAGAAGCCGTTCCTCCTTTTCTTGATCCAAGCCTTTCAAACAACGACCTTGTCACCGGTGTCAGCTTTGCGTCAGGGGGATCTGGATACGATGATATAACTGCTGCCGTTGTCGGGATCATACCATTTTCAGAGCAGATAGAGTTGTTCAAGAAATACATTGTGAGAGTTGAGGGGATTTTGGGGGAAAAGGAGGCTGACAAGTTAATTAATCGTGCACTTGTTATAATAAGTGCAGGTACCAATGACTTTGGTTTTAATATCTATGACATACCCACAAGAAGATTAGAGTTCAACATTACTGGGTACCAAGATTTTCTGCAGAAAAAGCTACAAATGTTCATTAAG gAACTATATGAGCTTGGATGCAGAAAAATCGTAATAACAGGGCTTCCTCCAATAGGCTGCCTGCCCATACAAATAACTGCAAAATCTGGAAATCCAAAGAATAGAATATGTGTAGACAATGAGAATTCAGATGCCCAAATTTACAACCAAAAGCTTGTAAAACTATTGCCCAAGATACAGTCACTCTTTCCAGGGAGCAAAATTGTCTATGCAGATGTCTATGAGCCATTAACTGACATGATCAACAATCCACAAAAATTTG GTTTTGTGGAAACAAAGAGAGGCTGCTGTGGTACAGGGCTTGTGGAAGCAGGGCCTCTGTGCAATGCATTGACACCACTATGTGCCAATGACTTGGAGTACTTATTTTGGGACAGCATACATCCCAGTGAAGCTGCCTACCACTACATTTCTAAGTACTTGGAGAAGGAAGTCCTTCCAAAGCTTGCTTATGATCATCAATCACAGCAGTTGATTAGTCTATCCGATCTAACAGATGATCGATACTGA